A single window of Sebastes umbrosus isolate fSebUmb1 chromosome 16, fSebUmb1.pri, whole genome shotgun sequence DNA harbors:
- the LOC119474514 gene encoding histone deacetylase 1-like — MALTSTGGTKKKVCYYYDGDVGNYYYGQGHPMKPHRIRMTHNLLLNYGLYRKMEIYRPHKASGEEMTKYHSDDYIKFLRSIRPDNMSEYSKQMQRFNVGEDCPVFDGLFEFCQLSGGGSVAGAVKLNKQQTDIAINWAGGLHHAKKSEASGFCYVNDIVLAILELLKYHQRVLYIDIDIHHGDGVEEAFYTTDRVMTVSFHKYGEYFPGTGDLRDIGAGKGKYYAVNYPLRDGIDDESYEAIFKPIMAKVMEMYQPSAVVLQCGADSLSGDRLGCFNLTIKGHAKCVEYMKSFNLPLLMLGGGGYTIRNVARCWTYETAVALDTSIPNELPYNDYFEYFGPDFKLHISPSNMTNQNTNDYLEKIKQRLFENLRMLPHAPGVQMQAIPEDAVQEDSGDEEEDDPNKRISIRAHDKRIACEEEFSDSEDEGEGGRRNATSFKKAKRAKTEAEKEGEEKEKKGEEETKEVKEEEKVPEEEKMDTSKPKEESKTP, encoded by the exons ATGGCGCTTACTTCCACAGGAGGAACAAAGAAAAAAGTTTGCTACTACTATGACG GTGATGTGGGGAATTACTACTATGGTCAGGGGCACCCCATGAAGCCCCACCGAATCCGCATGACCCACAACCTGTTGCTCAACTATGGACTCTACAGAAAGATGGAGATATAT CGTCCACACAAAGCCAGCGGAGAAGAGATGACCAAGTATCACAGTGATGATTACATCAAATTCCTGCGTTCGATTCGACCGGACAACATGTCAGAGTACAGCAAACAAATGCAGAGAT TTAATGTGGGAGAGGACTGTCCAGTGTTTGATGGTTTATTTGAGTTCTGCCAGCTTTCAGGAGGGGGCTCCGTTG CCGGTGCGGTGAAGTTGAACAAACAGCAGACGGACATTGCTATCAACTGGGCTGGAGGCCTGCATCACGCCAAGAAGTCTGAGGCCTCTGGGTTTTGCTATGTCAACGACATCGTACTCGCTATTCTGGAGTTGCTGAA ATACCACCAGAGAGTTCTGTACATAGATATTGACATCCATCATGGAGACGGTGTGGAGGAGGCTTTCTACACCACAGACCGTGTCATGACAGTGTCCTTCCACAAGTATGGAGAGTACTTCCCCGGCACAGGCGACCTGAGG GACATCGGTGCTGGGAAGGGTAAATATTACGCAGTGAATTACCCGCTGAGGGATGGAATTGACGACGAGTCATATGAAGCCATATTCAAACCT ATCATGGCCAAGGTGATGGAGATGTACCAACCCAGCGCCGTGGttctgcagtgtggagctgATTCTCTGTCAGGAGACAGGCTTGGTTGCTTTAACCTCACCATTAAAG GCCATGCCAAGTGTGTGGAGTACATGAAGAGTTTCAACTTGCCGCTGCTAATGCTGGGCGGAGGAGGCTACACCATCCGTAATGTGGCCCGCTGCTGGACATATGAGACTGCTGTAGCCCTCGATACCTCCATCCCCAACG AGCTCCCATACAACGACTACTTTGAGTACTTTGGACCAGACTTCAAGCTGCACATCAGCCCCTCCAAcatgaccaatcagaacacCAATGACTACCTGGAGAAGATCAA GCAACGCTTGTTTGAGAACTTGCGTATGCTGCCTCACGCCCCGGGAGTCCAAATGCAGGCCATCCCCGAGGACGCCGTGCAGGAGGACAGcggtgatgaggaggaggatgacccCAACAAACGCATCTCCA TCCGTGCTCACGACAAGAGGATAGCATGTGAAGAGGAGTTCTCCGACTCAGAGGATGAAGGCGAAGGAGGCCGCAGAAACGCAACCAGCTTCAAGAAAGCCAAGCGAGCCAAAACTGaagcagagaaagagggagaagaaaaggagaagaaagggGAGGAGGAAACAAAAG aagtaaaagaagaagagaaggtgccggaggaggagaaaatggaCACGTCAAA GCCAAAAGAGGAGTCCAAGACACCTTGA
- the zpcx gene encoding zona pellucida protein C, whose protein sequence is MGTIEIFLCIFLGHFIAAQSVIKKQDDTFFHDFPGFFDNIRPFPFERSFDFPPYDTIFSSWRTRRPDFHMLAELPPIMIVPRVEVFCDESKLTLLVDKSSNGVVLTGEEIQLGAGCYSNRELPNQFVFTYSLDECGTTPVMQNGLVRFTNSLHLNLKKPPPSWWYTPSTLHVSCVPKRSYPNFFDSTPVPKNSETFNIKAMNPSWTSTAETNIFKRGQVVNLQVSAKTRPEQQLFIQSCFVSVSPEPQTRLRHAVIINKGCTAPLGSPHAVVQFVASDRADVVNFVLNTSYLISEMYIHCSVLLSDQGVNFGSKSCNYNLLQSRWVDLSGNVEVCECCSSKCTGLSIKHLAEDAKAIVSTGPFVIVDKHIEISPEPPVPEPQETSSAPLPDPKLSDRAVTEDPIISGASVSRPPQGVVVASQDPVAKLTLWLPGQVQDGEHGENIVSEPEDHLKLQPSDTVSNDLPELRPSTADQEPLLSTNTIYPSANEPGSDGRMWDLSLLTLIDGFALLPQMVKAAFAEKSQRKRRFDSSGMVYTEAPREVDLPLTAEMNVDVLNQNDFNQMIDELADATVMPQEDANDAQPVIRSKLQFSKSTDGSQTLSYEEEVMRQQEGKGGTSRCGTKSKQEPRQRRLRSTFLDLLRRMDKAE, encoded by the exons ATGGGGACAATAGAGATATTTCTTTGCATCTTTCTTGGACATTTTATTGCTGCTCAGTCAGTAATAAAAAAGCAGGATGACACATTTTTCCATGACTTTCCAGgtttttttgacaacatcaGGCCTTTTCCATTTGAAAGAAGTTTTGATTTCCCTCCATATGACACCATCTTCAGCTCGTGGCGGACCCGGAGACCTGACTTCCACATGCTCGCTGAATTGCCTCCCATCATGATCGTTCCCAGAGTCGAGGTGTTTTGCGATGAATCTAAGCTGACTCTGCTGGTTGATAAGAGCTCCAACGGTGTCGTGCTAACAGGAGAGGAGATCCAGCTGGGGGCTGGCTGCTATAGCAACAGAGAGCTACCAAACCAATTTGTCTTCACTTACAGTTTGGATGAGTGTGGAACTACACCTGTG ATGCAAAATGGCTTGGTGAGATTTACCAACTCTCTCCACTTGAATCTCAAAAAACCTCCCCCCAGCTGGTGGTATACTCCTTCCACTTTGCACGTCTCCTGCGTCCCTAAAAG GTCATATCCAAACTTCTTTGACTCAACGCCGGTTCCTAAGAACAGCGAGACCTTTAACATCAAAGCCATGAATC CATCCTGGACCAGCACTGCAGAGACTAATATCTTTAAAAGAGGTCAGGTTGTCAACCTCCAGGTTTCTGCCAAAACCAGGCCAGAGCAGCAGCTCTTCATCCAGTCCtgttttgtctctgtgtctcctgAGCCTCAGACTAGACTCAGGCATGCAGTCATAATAAATAAAGG GTGCACAGCCCCGCTGGGTTCTCCCCATGCTGTCGTACAATTCGTGGCCTCCGACAGAGCGGATGTGGTTAATTTTGTTCTGAACACCTCTTATCTCATTTCTGAG ATGTACATCCACTGTAGTGTCCTCCTCTCAGACCAGGGTGTCAACTTTGGCTCTAAATCTTGCAACTATAACCTGCTCCAGTCAAG atGGGTGGACCTAAGTGGAAATGTAGAGGTGTGCGAGTGCTGTAGCTCAAAGTGTACAGGCCTGTCAATCAAGCACCTTGCTGAAG ATGCCAAGGCTATTGTCAGCACTGGCCCCTTCGTCATTGTGGACAAACATATAGAGATAAGTCCTGAGCCTCCTGTCCCTGAACCGCAAGAAACGTCCAGCGCTCCTCTTCCAGACCCCAAGCTGTCTGATCGTGCAGTGACTGAGGACCCAATCATTTCTGGCGCTTCTGTATCAAGACCCCCTCAGGGTGTAGTGGTTGCGAGTCAGGACCCAGTTGCCAAACTGACCCTTTGGTTACCTGGACAGGTGCAGGATGGTGAACACGGGGAGAATATCGTTTCTGAGCCCGAAGACCATTTGAAGTTGCAGCCAAGCGACACCGTATCAAATGACCTTCCCGAGCTGCGACCTTCAACCGCAGATCAGGAGCCTCTTCTGAGTACAAACACAATCTATCCAAGTGCAAATGAACCAGGAAGTGACGGTCGTATGTGGGATTTGAGTCTTCTTACACTAATTGATGGATTTGCGCTTCTTCCACAAATGGTAAAAGCAGCTTTTGCAGAGAAATCCCAAAGAAAAAGGCGTTTTGATAGCTCTGGAATGGTTTACACAGAGGCCCCACGAGAGGTTGACCTCCCTCTAACAGCTGAGATGAATGTAGATGTCCTAAACCAGAATGATTTTAACCAAATGATAGATGAGCTGGCAGATGCCACTGTTATGCCCCAGGAAGACGCAAATGATGCCCAACCAGTAATTCGCTCCAAACTTCAGTTTTCCAAAAGCACGGATGGATCACAGACGCTGAGTTATGAGGAAGAAGTGATGAGACAACAAGAGGGGAAAGGTGGGACCAGTAGATGTGGGACTAAAAGCAAACAGGAGCCCAGACAGAGACGGCTGCGCTCAACTTTCCTGGATTTGCTGAG GAGGATGGACAAAGCAGAATAA
- the tmem54a gene encoding transmembrane protein 54a isoform X2: protein MVNLGVCCANLKDNKALMKMGLGLVLVGHVNFILGALVHGAVLRHINVDSKTRTVVYAISNVIAIVAGLVGIIVGITAIVMSKNKRNRILQWVLLVFSLLAGLLAIASTLGLSVSMVKAIMNKGWFLQTHCKFSDKSVGSSSITYECPFDPTRIYGTTIILWVLLIFISVVEMVFSFRCFAVCTSYLYLCPCRRRPSRGRRVRIQRPVQTPSPPPVRDPESDVGVEPAEQDELLEDTVVEQSAWL from the exons ATGGTGAATTTAG GAGTATGCTGTGCCAACCTCAAGGACAACAAAGCCCTGATGAAGATGGGGCTGGGGCTGGTGCTGGTGGGCCATGTCAACTTTATTCTCGGAGCGCTGGTGCACGGCGCCGTGCTCAGGCACATCAACGTGGACTCTAAGACCCGGACCGTGGTGTACGCCATCTCTAACGTCATTGCTATTGTGGCAGGCTTGGTG GGAATTATTGTTGGAATAACAGCTATTGTCATGTCCAAAAACAAGAGAAACAGGATCCTG CAGTGGGTCTTGTTGGTCTTCAGCCTCCTGGCAGGTCTCTTGGCGATCGCCTCCACCCTGGGCCTGTCAGTTTCTATGGTGAAAGCCATTATGAACAAAGGATGGTTTCTGCAAACACACTGCAAGTTTTCTGATAAAAGTGTCGGCTCTTCCAGCATCACATACGAATGCCCCTTTGACCCCACCCGTATCTAT GGGACCACAATTATTCTGTGGGTGCTTCTCATCTTTATATCCGTGGTGGAAATGGTGTTCTCCTTCCGCTGCTTTGCCGTCTGTACTTCGTACCTCTACCTCTGTCCATGCAGGAGGAGGCCGAGTCGGGGAAGGAGG GTACGTATCCAGAGACCTGTTCAAACTCCATCACCGCCACCAGTGCGAGATCCAGAGAGCGACGTTGGAGTCGAGCCTGCCGAGCAGGATGAACTGCTGGAAGACACTGTAGTGGAGCAGAGTGCATGGCTCTGA
- the lck gene encoding tyrosine-protein kinase Lck has protein sequence MGCNCSSDYSDSEWIENLDEMCEHCNCPIPPQSCNPYTDQLIPYPSQHSPPTSPLPDNLVVAIYSYEPNHDGDLGFEKGDKLKIINKEDPEWYLAESLTTGQQGYIPYNFVAMTTVETEPWFFKNISRNEAMRLLLAPGNTVGSFLIRESETTEGSFSLSIRDLDHNTGEGVKHYRIRNMDNGGFYITAKISFNSLKELVQHHSRETDGLCTRLVKPCQSRAPQKPWWQDEWEIPRESLKLERRLGAGQFGEVWMGIYNNDRTVAIKNLKMGTMSVEAFLAEANMMKNLQHPRLVRLFAVVTQEPIYIVTEYMENGSLVDYLKTTEGSNLPMNTLIDMAAQVADGMGFIEEKNYIHRDLRAANILVSSELICKIADFGLARLIEDNEYTAREGAKFPIKWTAPEAINYGTFSIKSDVWSFGILLTEIVTYGRIPYPGMSNPEVIQNLERSYRMPRPDNCSEGLYNVMCLCWRENPEDRPTFEYLRSVLEDFFTATERQYQE, from the exons ATGGGGTGTAACTGCAGTTCGGATTACTCTGACAGCGAGTGGATTGAGAACCTGGATGAAATGTGTGAACACTGCAACTGCCCCATACCTCCCCAGTCATGCAATCCC tacaCAGACCAGCTGATTCCATACCCATCACAACATTCACCTCCTACATCTCCTCTACCAG ACAACCTTGTGGTGGCCATATACAGTTATGAACCCAACCATGATGGCGACCTGGGATTTGAGAAGGGAGACAAACTCAAGATCATCAACAA GGAGGATCCAGAGTGGTATTTGGCAGAGTCTCTCACCACGGGCCAGCAGGGCTACATCCCGTACAACTTTGTTGCAATGACCACAGTGGAGACTGAACC GTGGTTCTTTAAGAACATTTCTAGAAACGAAGCCATGAGGCTCCTCCTCGCTCCTGGGAACACGGTGGGCTCCTTCTTGATTCGAGAGAGCGAGACAACCGAAG GGTCATTCTCCCTATCAATCAGGGACTTGGACCACAACACTGGCGAAGGAGTCAAGCACTACAGAATCCGCAACATGGACAACGGTGGCTTCTACATCACGGCCAAGATATCCTTCAACTCGCTGAAGGAGCTCGTCCAGCATCACTCAC GTGAGACAGACGGGTTGTGCACGAGGCTGGTGAAGCCGTGTCAGTCGAGGGCGCCGCAGAAGCCATGGTGGCAGGATGAGTGGGAGATTCCCCGTGAGTCCCTGAAGCTGGAGCGCAGGCTTGGAGCGGGACAGTTTGGAGAAGTCTGGATGG GTATCTACAATAATGACAGGACGGTGGCAATTAAGAACCTGAAGATGGGCACAATGTCAGTGGAAGCCTTCCTGGCAGAGGCCAACATGATGAAGAACTTGCAGCATCCACGCCTCGTCCGCCTCTTCGCCGTCGTTACCCAGGAGCCAATCTATATTGTCACGGAGTACATGGAAAATG GTAGCCTAGTGGATTACCTGAAAACAACGGAGGGAAGCAATCTGCCCATGAACACTCTGATAGACATGGCGGCTCAG GTGGCTGATGGCATGGGTTTCATCGAGGAGAAAAATTACATTCATCGAGACCTGAGAGCAGCCAATATTTTGGTGTCTAGTGAACTCATCTGTAAGATTGCCGACTTTGGACTGGCACGGCTGATTGAGGACAACGAATACACAGCAAGAGAGG GTGCAAAGTTCCCCATCAAATGGACGGCCCCAGAGGCTATTAACTATGGCACCTTCTCCATAAAATCAGATGTGTGGTCATTTGGGATCCTCCTGACAGAAATAGTGACATATGGACGCATCCCTTACCCTG GTATGTCCAACCCAGAGGTAATCCAGAACCTGGAGCGGAGCTACAGAATGCCGAGGCCAGACAACTGTTCAGAGGGGCTTTATAACGTCATGTGTCTGTGCTGGAGGGAAAACCCAGAGGACAGGCCCACCTTCGAGTACCTGAGGAGCGTTCTGGAGGATTTCTTCACTGCCACAGAGAGGCAGTACCAGGAATAG
- the tmem54a gene encoding transmembrane protein 54a isoform X1, with protein sequence MGHHAARVCCANLKDNKALMKMGLGLVLVGHVNFILGALVHGAVLRHINVDSKTRTVVYAISNVIAIVAGLVGIIVGITAIVMSKNKRNRILQWVLLVFSLLAGLLAIASTLGLSVSMVKAIMNKGWFLQTHCKFSDKSVGSSSITYECPFDPTRIYGTTIILWVLLIFISVVEMVFSFRCFAVCTSYLYLCPCRRRPSRGRRVRIQRPVQTPSPPPVRDPESDVGVEPAEQDELLEDTVVEQSAWL encoded by the exons ATGGGACACCATGCAGCTA GAGTATGCTGTGCCAACCTCAAGGACAACAAAGCCCTGATGAAGATGGGGCTGGGGCTGGTGCTGGTGGGCCATGTCAACTTTATTCTCGGAGCGCTGGTGCACGGCGCCGTGCTCAGGCACATCAACGTGGACTCTAAGACCCGGACCGTGGTGTACGCCATCTCTAACGTCATTGCTATTGTGGCAGGCTTGGTG GGAATTATTGTTGGAATAACAGCTATTGTCATGTCCAAAAACAAGAGAAACAGGATCCTG CAGTGGGTCTTGTTGGTCTTCAGCCTCCTGGCAGGTCTCTTGGCGATCGCCTCCACCCTGGGCCTGTCAGTTTCTATGGTGAAAGCCATTATGAACAAAGGATGGTTTCTGCAAACACACTGCAAGTTTTCTGATAAAAGTGTCGGCTCTTCCAGCATCACATACGAATGCCCCTTTGACCCCACCCGTATCTAT GGGACCACAATTATTCTGTGGGTGCTTCTCATCTTTATATCCGTGGTGGAAATGGTGTTCTCCTTCCGCTGCTTTGCCGTCTGTACTTCGTACCTCTACCTCTGTCCATGCAGGAGGAGGCCGAGTCGGGGAAGGAGG GTACGTATCCAGAGACCTGTTCAAACTCCATCACCGCCACCAGTGCGAGATCCAGAGAGCGACGTTGGAGTCGAGCCTGCCGAGCAGGATGAACTGCTGGAAGACACTGTAGTGGAGCAGAGTGCATGGCTCTGA